The DNA segment CAAGCAAAGCCTGTAGCGATCAGAGGTAGTGCCAAACCGAGATCGATTTGGATTTCTTTGGCTTCGGTATCAGAGTCCTTTTTGATAGCTTGTAGGTAAGCACGGCCTACCCAACCAATCCAACCAGCAATATACAAAAAGAGAATGCTGGGAATCAAAAAGTCACCAGCCCGATCAAGGCGACCATCAACAATCAAGTGAGGGTAACCTTCGGGACCACACAATGCCTGAGAATAACGCTCAAACCGCTTTCTCCCTGATTCGGGGTCGGCGGTGGTGTTACGGGCATTTTTTGCTAGCTCTTGAAAGGCGGGAGAGTCTTTACAGGGTACTAAATTAGCCCCAAGCGCTTGGGCTGGGGGGGCAAAATTAGACCAAAGACAAATCGCTAAAATCAAAGCAAACAATCGTCTCATAGAGTTGTTTCCTTTTATTACAAAACAAAAAGTTCTTTGTACAAAACGAAGCGGCTTGTACAGTTCTTTATTTGCATAACTAGCTAGTAATCATACTCTTGGGCGGGAACCGAGTAAAGTTGAAGTAAATAAAAGTTAAAGCTTCTCAAACATATCGTTACTTAATACAACCTTACAATGCCAACTGTTTTAGCAATAGAAACCAGCTGCGATGAAACTGCCGTCGCAATTGTGAACAATCGTCAAGTTTATAGCAGTATCGTAGCTTCCCAAATCGCGGTCCATAGTCAATATGGCGGGGTAGTGCCAGAGGTGGCATCCAGGCAACATCTAGAAACGATCAATGAGGCGATCGCTCAAGCAATGGAGCAAGCCAAACTGAATTGGGAGCAAATTGATGGAATTGCGGCAACCTGCGCCCCTGGACTTGTAGGAGCGCTGTTGGTAGGGTTAACTGCTGCCAAAACTTTAGCCATGTTACACAACAAGCCTTTTTTGGGAGTACATCACCTTGAAGGTCACATTTACGCAACTTATTTGAGTGAACCAACTTTAAATCCCCCATTTCTTAGCTTACTCGTTTCTGGTGGACATACAAGCTTGATTTATGTAAAGGATTGTGGCGTTTACGAAACGTTAGGTGAAACTCGTGATGATGCTGCCGGTGAAGCCTTTGATAAAGTCGCGCGGTTGTTAAAACTGGGTTATCCCGGCGGACCGGTGATTGACAAATTAGCACAAACGGGTGATCCCCGCGCCTTTACTTTGCCAGAAGGGAAAGTTTCTTTACCGAGTGGGGGATATCATCGCTATGACAGCAGTTTTAGTGGGTTAAAGACAGCGGTGCTGCGGTTAGTGCAGCAATTAGAGAAAGATGAAGAACCAGTGCCAGTAGCTGATTTAGCAGCGAGCTTTCAGGAAACTGTAGCGCGATCGCTGACCAAAAGAGCGATCGCCTGCGCCCTCGACTATAATCTCAACACCATTGCCATTGGTGGAGGGGTAGCAGCTAACAGCAGCCTGAGAAAAATCTTACAGACAACCGCCGCCGAGCATAACCTACGTGTCCTCTTCCCACCCATGAAATACTGTACCGATAACGCCGCCATGATTGCTTGCGCCGCCTCTCATCACCTAGCACTTGGTCATACATCACCCTTAACTTTAGGAGTTGAGTCTAGATTGCCACTCAGCCAAATAATGAAATTGTATAAAAATGTATCAAATTCGTAATTAGCAATTACAGGAAAAAGCCTATTTTTTTGTAGGGTGTGTTGTCGCGTAGCGCAACGCACCATCCCAGATTATCGGTGCTTTAGGAATAACGTCCATAAAGTAGTCTACTCCCCACTCCCCATTCCCCACTCCCCACTCCCCATTCCCCACTCCCCACTCCCCACTCCCCAATTCAACCATTGACTATTGACCTGATATGAGCAGCAACAGCATCTGGCTGTTCTAACATTGCCAAATGACCACAATCAGGAATTTCAATTACATTGTCGCCACTATATTGAAAAAGCCGATGAAAACTAGCTAAATGGCGAACATATTTGGGTTCCATCACCTTGTCATCAGTCCCAGCCAAAAAATAAACGGGCTGCTGCAATTGAGACACTAGCTGAGGTAAACGGTTTATTTCTTCCTCAGTTGTAGAGTCTAGTAATGCTCCTAATGCAGCATCTGGGTCAGCCATGACAAAATCAATCACTCGCTGACGCGCCCAATGGCGTTCCAATGGACGGGCTACACTCGCTCTAGTAAATAACAAATCAATCAAAGGGATTTGAGACAGCCAGCGCGGACGGACTTGCAGAAATTTTTGACCTGCTGAACGAAACTGCTCAAAGGCTTCTTTGAGATAAATACCACCACCTGAGTTGATACAGATAACTCCCTTCACACATTCAGGCATTTGAGCAGCTGCCCAAAGTGCGATTGTGCCTCCCAAAGAATGCCCAATCAGCCAAGCACTGCTAATATTCATCTGTTCTAGAAGAGCGGCTAAATCCTGAGCATAAACAGCTGGTGTATAAATAGAATCAAAAGGCAAACTAAACTCATCAATTGAGTCAGAAGTTAAGCTGCCATTCGTTTGCACTTGACTAAAATCTGCTTCTGGTTGAGATTTCGACTCACCAAAACCGCGCAAATCATAAGAAAGGCATTGCAAATCAACTGACAAGCGAGAAATCACAGGTTGCCAGTACCCACGGCTATTTAGCCAACCGTGGATAAACACTAAAGCATGGGGATAGGAAGTAGGAGCAGTTAGCTCGTATGCGTGTGGAACGCCCAATATTTCAATGATTGCCATACTTCATATCGTACCCTTAAGAACGGGTGCGACTAAATGCTGAATGGAGTCAGCCAATTAATTTTTGATTAGACATATCCGCAAATGAGTATTAAAAGCTTGTAGAGCAAGGGTCAAAATCTAATTTTCGGATACGTCTATAGTATATTTACTTATCCAACAACCTCAACCTCACCCCTTCCGCAATTTTGTGTCCCAAATATTCAGGAATTAGGCTTTCATTCGGCCCCAGCAAGTAGAGAATCAGCCGCGTGCGTCCCCGCCAAACCAGCAAATTGGCATTCACCACTAATAAGTCTTCCTGCCAAATAGTGTGCATGACTTTGTAAAATAATCCCGGTTGATTGTCCGCTTCAATTACCAGGGCTGGGAGATGAAATACTGGATCAACATAAAACTCTGTCTGTACTTGCTCTAGTCCAGTATCTAAATTAAATTCTACTGCTAGCATTTCTTCCACCTCAAACCGCCCACCTAGAGCCTCACGAATGGCGCGGCAGACGTTTTCTGCGGTTTTCTCAGTTAGGGCTTTACTGCCACGAGATACCAAGAGTTTGATAAAAACTAACATCGGTGGTCGGATCTGACCATATAGACTTAAACCATGAATGGTTAGCCCATAAGCTGCTAGTACACCAAAAATATCACTGAGCAGAAACGATTGGTTGCGGTAAGCAAAATGCAAGGCGCTTTTACTACCTTCAGACTTTAACTCGATTACAGCACGCTTGGTCTTATAAAGACGGTAGGCGAGCCGCAAATTTTGCAGTTGAACCTCACTACTAACAAATTGCTCATAAAACTGGGGAAAGGCTCGATTAAAGCGCTTTAGGAGTTCCAGTGTCGAAGATTTTAAACCAGAAGCCATTGTTGGGTGTAAGACTCACTTGCTTTCATCACCAGGGAATTGGGGACTAGAAAACCCCAAAAAATAAATCAAATTCTTTGACTGAGATCATTATGTCTGGTGTGGAGACGCGTAACGCGGCACACAATTTTTTCTTGCCCATATCTTAAAGATAGGGGCTTGCGACTCATTATTACCCACACTCTAGTGCCTAATTCTCAATTCCATACAATTCACCTCATCTTGTGGGCTTTTTGGGAAATTTCTCCTATGCTCCACAACAAAATGCTAAACTTGAAAATGATTGGTGTGAAACACGCCGCAAAAAGCGGTAGCTATTGAAAATCCTGGCGACATTTAAAGGAATTTAAGTGAAAAGGGGATTTCAGGTTTAAGCTTTGTAAAACGTGAATCGACACTCCCAAAAAGTGGAAACCAATTTAGTTATACTACCCGAACCACGTTGGCATGGGTTTTTGGAAAACTTGGTTTAATAGTCCTGAGTCTGTAGCAACAAGTAAAACAACCTCTTTTGAAGAACGTACAGGGCCTGTTTCGGGAGAATCTAGCCCCAATAGCTCTAGCGAAGCTTCTCAGAAGGAAACTCGCATCGTTTTTAGTACGGAACGAGATATTGACCTGTATGAACTAGAGGAACTTTGTGATGCAGTTGGTTGGTCGCGTCGTCCTTTAAGAAAAGTAAAAAAAGCCATTGAGCATAGTTTCCTCGTAGCCTCTATGTGGCAAGTACGAGGAAATCAAAAACGGCTGATTGGTTTCGCTCGTGCGACCTCAGACCATGCTTTTAATGCCACTATTTGGGATGTGGTAGTTCACCCAGACTTTCAAGGTAAAGGGCTGGGTAAGGCGCTGATGAAATACGTACTCAAAAAACTTAGAAGTGAAGAAATTAGCAATGTTACTCTATTTGCTGATCCTCATGTTCTAGATTTTTATCGTGGTATGGGTTTCATGTCAGATCCAGAGGGCATTAAAGGTATGTTTTGGTATCCGCACTAATTTTCAGCCAAAATACAGCAGGTTGCTACAAAAAATCGGCTATAGTCGCCAAAGTCACAATACTTCTATGTATTTGGGGCATATTAGCTGATTATCTTGTCAAGCCGATGTAGCAGCACAGCCAGAATCTTGATGATCAAAGAATTTGTTGGTTCTAGACAAAAGATAAAATTGGTTAGCCAAAATATCTTAAACCTGCTATGATGGAATTGTTGCTGTGGTAAAGCAATACTTTGGGAAAAGTCCTAAAAGTTTTACCTGTTAAGGCTACTATTTAATTTTTGTCGCTGTTCGGTAAATTTAAAACCAAACTAGAAGCACGGAGATTAATGTGTCCGGGATGTAGCGCAGCTTGGTAGCGCGCCTGCTTTGGGAGCAGGATGTCGCAGGTTCAAATCCTGTCATCCCGATTTAAAGTGATAAAAACTTCTGAACATGGCTGAGAAACAGCAAAAGTGCGGTTAATCTTTTTGTGGTTGAGCCAGGGGATGATAGCTAAGGGACTTCCAATTTAAAAAATATTCCATTGCTGAGGTAGGCAGGGGAGCAAGGAGCAGGGGGGATAAAGCTTTTCAAGAGCAAACTAAACAAGCATTGACAGCATTGTGCAGTGAATATTAAGCCGAAATCGATAAAAACACACAGCGCGCACTATTAGAGAAATTCTCCATGGTGGAAAAATAGCGCTTTTTGAGAATTAATTGTTAATATTGAAGCGCAAAAATAAATTTTTCACATTTTCAAGCTATTGCTATATAACTAAAGCTAGTTAGTGTGGTGCTAATCTAACCATTTGTCTGACTTAATTTAACTATTGATGCGAGGAGCAATCATGAAAGCACTAGTTCGCTGGGGAGCAACATTAGGCCTAGTTGGAAGTACTTTGCTGGGATCGGTTTTTGTGGGAAATTTCCCAGTGCTGGCTTTATCGGAACAGCAAATCAAAGAAAAGTTGGATTCTGTTCCTGTATATCTGATTACTAACGAACAAGGTTTACCATTGAGTCGTCCCTTACCAGATGCTCAAAAACCCGGCGGTTCGGTAACAGGTGTTTATATGAGCCGACAGGAAGCTCAAAGTTTTATTAAGGAACTAGAGGGTGTGCAAGGCAAAGACCCAAAAATGCAACAAATGGTGAAAAGCCTACAAGTGACAGCAGTGCCTCTAGGTGTTATTTATGAGCAATTACAACAAAGTAAAAACCAGTCAGAACGTCTGCTATTTGCCTTTAAACCTGTAGAACAGGAAATCAAAGGGGCAATGGAATTACTGCGTCAAAGTGGTCAACAGGTAAATCAGTTTACCAGTGTGCCTGTTTTTGCTGTCAGATTTTCACCAGAGCAGGGTTATGTGCCAATTCAACTGACAGCTGACAATGAGCAATTGATTCCTTTGTTTTTAAGTAAGCAAGATGCACAAGGCTTGTTAAGCCAAGTGAAGTCTAAGTTTCCCAAGGCGGATATTCAGGTAATAGATATAGATGGGGTGATTAAAACGTTACAGGATAAAGATGATGCTTGGCTCAAGCAAGTGGTTTTAGTGCCATCCCAAGAATCTAGAGAATATATCAAAACTTTGCCTACAGAAAACGCACCCAACACTGCACCAGCAAGACCACGTTAAGGAATGGTAGACAAACAGTTACAGGTAGTTTCCGGTTTACAGCTTTGGCGTTGGCGCAATAGTGCGATTGGCGGAGCGATCGCTTGTGATATTTCACCTGGTGAGGTAGATTGGTTACTTTTGGAGGTCGCTGGGTTAGACCGCTTGTCACTGCGTTTAGAATCTTTTAAAGAGCGGACTGAGATTCAGATGGGGTTACCTTTAGAGGATTTAGAGCAGTTGTGGCAAAGGCGATTAAATGAACGCTTACCAGTACAGTACATTACTGGAGTTACGCCTTGGCGACAGTTTAAAATCGCCGTGTCAAATGCGGTTTTGATTCCCAGACCGGAAACTGAGTATTTAATTGATCTAGCTGTGGCTGCTGCTACTAATAGTGGCGCAGCCCCATTCCTCGATTCGGGATACTGGGCTGATTTGGGTACTGGTAGCGGTGCGATCGCCTTGGGTTTAGCAGATGCTTTACCAAAAGCGACAATTCATGCTGTTGATTACAGCCCAGAAGCTTTAAAAATTGCCCGTGACAATGGTCGTAATTTAGGTTTAGACCACCAGATTAAATTTTACCAAGGTTCATGGTGGGAGCCGCTAGCAGCCCTCAAAGGTCAGTTTAGTGGTATGGTATCTAACCCACCTTATATTCCCACAACTACTGTGACTACCCTGCAACCAGAAGTAGTCAACCATGAACCACATTTAGCGTTGGATGGTGGTACTGATGGCTTGGATTGTATTCGCCAGTTAATAGAAATCTCTCCTGGCTATTTGCGCCCTGGTGGTCTGTGGCTCATTGAAATGATGGCTGGACAAGCGGATACTGTGCGGACACTTTTACAAAAACAAGGTAGCTACTGTAATATTCAAATTCACGCTGATTTAGCTGGGATAGAACGCTTTGCAGTAGCTTATATGAAATAACCATGACAGATGACTCTAGTTTCTTTAGTTGATTTGATCGCCGGCGCACGTGATGGTTTATTAGTGAGTTTCCCTACGGATACCGTCCCTGCACTTGCAGCCCTACCAGAAAAAGCACCATTGATTTTTGAGGCTAAACAGCGCAGCCAAGATAAACCTCTAATTTTGATGGGGGCTAATGCAGAGGATTTATGGCCTTACGTTCAAGGTAGTGAAAGTGAGTTCAAAATTTGGCAAGAGGTCGCAAATAGACATTGGCCGGGAGCGTTGACATTGGTATTACCAGCCAGTCATAGAGTCCCAAAACAGGTGAATCCCGCTGATCCGACTACAATCGGGATTCGAGTTCCTCAGAGTGCGATCGCGCAAACTATTTTGGCACAAACAGGCGCTCTTGCCACCACTAGCGCCAATTTTTCCGGTCAACAACCGTTACAAAGTTTAGCTGAAATTTCAAATCAGTTTCCGGAAGTTTTGACTCTGGAGCCGACAGAGTTTAACGGTAAAATTGCGGAAATTGGTGTGCCTTCCACTGTGAGCAAATGGACGGGGAGGAATTGGGAAATCTTGCGCCAAGGTACAGTTAAATTAAGTTTTTAGATTAATCATCAAATCAGAAAATATATATAGTTATAATATTCCTTTCCTGTTACAGATTTTTCTCATCAGTCAAACAATTTTAGATTTTGGATTTTAGATTTTAGATTGACTGCACCCCTCAGGCGATGCAGTTTGGGGATTTTGGATTGACGTTAGCGAAGCGTACGCAGCGCAGCGAGTATTTTAGATTTGTTCTACCCACCAGGGGTGGGGCTTGTACCAAAAATAATCCAAAATCCAAAATTTAAAATCTAAAATTCGGAGGGTCAAAGTATTTAACTAGTAAATCCGTAAATTTACCTTGCGCCATTGTGGTCAATTAGTAAGTTAATAATTGCCAAGTTATGAATTGGAGCAACTTCATATATTTAGGAGTAGGACTAATACTAGGGTTGGGTGTTCGGGGATTATTGACTCGGCCATTAAAAACTTCATCTAGCTTATCTCCAGTCAAATCACCAGAGCCAGAACCCCAAGTTTCAACACTCTTGCAACAAATTAAGCAAACGCAGCTAGCGTACCAAATGGCGCAAGAAATGAGCCTATTTAAAGCGGGATTTTTAGCGCGGACTACCCACGAATTGCGATCGCCTCTTAGTGGTTTAATTGGCTTGCATCAGTTAATTTTGGAAGATTTGTGTGAAAATCCCGCAGAAGAGCGAGAATTTGTGACTCAAGCTCACGACAAAGCGCTGAAACTGCTACATCTGATTGATGAAATTCTCAATATCGCCAGAACAGAACACGGTACTAATAAATTAGATATTCAACCCCTCTCCCTGTGTACAATTTTGCAGGAAGTGAATAATTTAACTTATATGCTGGCAGCAAATCGCAATTTTCCTTTGCGTGTTGTGCTTCCAGATCCAGAAATTTATGTTTTGGCAGATTACCGATGGCTACGCCAAATATTGGTAAATTTAGTAGAGACTGCCATTGCTCAAATGCAGTTCGGCAGTATTTATATTTCCAGTAGTTCCTTACCTACAAATAATACTCTTTACATTTGGCTGGATGTGCCAACCCATGCTTTAACTGCAAGTGAGTCCATTGATCTGATTAAGTCAGGAGTTCAAGGTTCTCAGGTAGATGAAGATCAAACGACTTTTTCGGCAGGAATGAAGCTATTACTGGACTATACTTTACTAGAAGTGATGGGAGGAAAGCTGGAAATTGTGCCATCTCCAATCACTGAAGAAACAACCCAGGAGTGGACTCGGTTACAAGTATCTATCCCCCCATTAATTCGGTGAAGCAGACTTCATTAACAGGAAGAGGTTCAATGTGAGATTGGTTATTTAGCATCATTGTTGTGCTGAGGTTAGATTGGAAACCAATTTTTTCATAAAACTCCTGCTGATAAGTGGTCATTAAGTATACCCGCTCAACTTTTCTGACGCGGGGATGACTCAAAACAGTTTCGACTAACTTTCGCCCCAAACCAGTACCGCGATACTCTGGGTGAATCACGACATCCCAAATAGTAGCGCGATAGATCCCGTCAGAAGTTGCTCTGGCAAAACCAATCAGTTGTTCTCCATTCCAAATACTAATCACTGGATCGCTATTGGCGATCGCTATGCCTAAATCCTCGATACTACGCCCTTTTGCCCAAAAAGCGGCAAGATTAAATAGTTCTTGGAGTTTGTAAAGGTCTATTTCAGACTGGCGATGTTCGCTAAATTGAATTTGAGGATAGTTCATGCTGTATACCCCAATTTGGCAGTAACATTTCGGTCATATTTTCCTGGAAAGTGTTGAATAAGTATATCTATATGCAACAAGTTATATGTTTAATTGTCATGATTTAATCACAAATCCACTTCCACAGCGGATGAGTTTGGCCTTGTTGTCTGATTTTGAAAACTTGTCTTTCTAGACGTTGTTGTTCCCGTTGCGGTAATCCCAGCAGAATATTTCGGCTTTGCCAAACTAAAGTAGAAACGGTAGTACCGATACAAACAGCTAAACCGAGGGTAGGCAGTGGATGATAGAACAGTCCGTATCTTACTGCCACCCAGGTAAAGTATTGTTGTAAAAGAGCCAATTCTCCCCGTAAATTCCACAAAGAAAAAGGTGCAATGGTGAGCCATAAACAGCCAACAAAAAACCACCTACCGTATACAGTCAGCTGATGTAGCCTTTGTACTTGTTGGGTAAAAGTTGTATCAATGCTATTGGCATTTTTGCCATTTACTGATGGTTCTTCTGGTTGATCCATAACCAATTCCGAATCAATGAAATCCTTGGGGTATGAAAATTAAAAATCACGCACAGGTTTGATTTATCCAGGAGTTCCCATCCCCTGATATTTGTTTAATCTCATCTTAACTGTCTTGGGAACTAGCCGATGTATCAACTGCCTCGGCACCGACTAACACCGGAGATTTTTCTGTGCGTTCTCGCCACCAAGCTAGGAGGGTACTGGCGATAAAAAGGCTGGAATAAACCCCCGCACTAAAGCCAATAATTAGAGCTAAAGCAAAGTCTTTGAGAGTTTCGCCACCAAGTAAATAGATAGCAAATAATGGCAACATCGTGGTAAAGCTGGTGTTGATCGACCTTCCTAATGTTTGGTTGACCGCATCATCCACAATGTCAGCAATCGGGCGTTCAGGATTGATTTTAATAGTTTCGCGAATGCGATCATAAATCACCACTGTATCATTGACTGAGAAACCGATAATTGTTAGCAGGGACACAATGAACAGACTATCCACTTCTGTGCCTAGCAGTAACCCGAAAATTGAGAAAACGCCTAAAGTAACGAAGACATCGTGAAACAGCGCCACAATGGCAAATAAGGCATAGTCCAACTGGAAGCGGAAGGTTAAGTAAAGAATAATGCCCGCAAAGGAAACAATCAGGGCGATAATCCCAGACCTAAACAATTCTGCTCCCAGGGTAGGGCCAACAGTGTCAATTTGGTTTTTTTGCGGGTCAAAAGTGCCAATTTTTTCGGTTAAAGAAGTTTGTAATTTAGTGCGCTGGTCAACATCTAAGTCCTTGCTGCGAATTGAGATGCCATTCTCACCAACTATTTGGATGCTGCTATCGCCTAAACCCTGTGCCTGGGCTACTTCCCGGACTGTGTTTATATTTATTGGTTGGTCGCAGTTACCTAGTTCTGTACAATCACGTTCAAACTGTAAGCGCGTACCACCGATAAAATCTAAACCGGGGCGTAGGGGTGCGCGAATTTGGGGGTTTTGCCACGAAATCACCATTGAGATGATACTAATGAGAATAATGGCACTAGAAATAGTCCACCACAGCGATCGCGATTTGTTAATACTCAGTTTCATTTGGCTACCTCTGCCTTATTTAATGCTGGCAGGTTCGGACAGAAAAGTTCTCGCTTATTTTTCACAGCCGGATTGGTAACTACTAAAAACATGAGTGTGCGGCTACAAGTGATTGCCGTAAACATACTCACTGCTACACCCAAAGCTAAGGTGAGCGCAAAGCCTCGGACTAATCCAGAACCAAACCAAAACAGCGCCGCACAAGCAATGCATGTCGTGACGTTGCTATCTAAAATACTTGAAAATGCGCGGTAAAAACCAGATTCTACAGCACGATACAGAGATTTTCCGGCTCGTAATTCTTCCCGCGTGCGCTCAAAGATTAGCACATTGGCATCAACGGCCATGCCAATACTGAGGATAAAACCAGCGATTCCTGGCAAAGTCAGGGTAACCCCTAATAGGGCAAAACTCGCCCATGTCAGGAGAGAGTAAAAGACTAAGGACACATCCGCAATCAATCCTGGTAAGCGATAGTACACCACCATAAATATTAATACTAAAATCAGACCGCCAATACCAGCATAAATGCTGCTTTGAATACTGTCTCTACCCAAGGAAGCGCCGACTGTGCGTCTTTCGGCGATTTCCACTGGTAAGGGTAACGCACCGCCACGTAACTGCACACCCAAGTCGTTGGCATCTTGCGGGGTAAATCGACCTGTAATCACAGCAGCACCCCCAGTAATCCCGGTGGCGGCAAATTCTATCCCTACTACAGGAGCGCTAATCAGTTCATTGTCTAGAAAAACACCGATGCTCCGCCCAGTCCCTGCAAGGTTTTTGGTGAGATTAGCAAACAATTCACCACCCTTTTGATCAAAGCGAATGGCCACATTCCAATTATTACTTTGAGTGGGTTCACCGTAGGCATCTTGGAGGTATTTACCATCAAGGGGTGGATCTGTGCTTTCAAACAATTGGGCGATCGCTTGATTATTTTGTTGTAATTCTTCTTGATTCTTAATAATTAATGCTTCGTCGTCGGTGCTGCGTAACTCTTCTTGCTTCGCTCTCAGCTCGTTTCGTGAGGCTTGAAAAGCAAAAAGTTGAGTTTCTGTCCCTTGCTTTTGTTGTCTAAATTCTAACTGTGCAGTGCCACCTAGGACTCGTTCTGCTTGCTCTGGATCATTCACCCCTGGCAATTGGACAAGGATTTTATCTGTACCCACAGTTTGAATTACTGGCTCAGAAACCCCAAGACCATTAACTCGACCTTCCAAAACTTTCTGAACGCCTTCCAAATCTCGTTCAGTAATTTGTCTGGTTCCCGGTGCTGGTTTCACCTGAATGGTTAACTGTGAGCCTCCCCGTAAGTCTAACCCCAATGGGACTGGAATTGTTGCTATTACCGCAATAGCGGCGATGAGCAACACAAAAATTAAAGCTAATAGCGATCGCTGTCTTTGCATACCATAACTCGCAACTGACAAAGGCTATAATAGCGTTCTTTCACGAGTTATGAATGGTTCGATGGGGCTATGAAGAAGCAGGGGAGCAGGGGAGCAGGGCGAGTTGGAAATTACTTTACCGAAGAAATGGGTTTAACAACCTTTCCTCTTCCCCACTCCCCACTCACCACTCCCCACTCCCCACTCCCCCCAATTCTTAAACTCGCATCGCCACCATTTTTTCCACAGCTTCCACGATTTGTTCTGGTTGAACAATTGTTAACCGTTCCAAATTGCCATTGTAAGGTGTGGGAATATCTTGGGAAGAAAGGCGCAGCACTGGCGCATCCAATTCATCAAATAAGCGGTCATTAATAGAGGCGGTTAATTCTGCACCAATACCCCCAGTTCTCATACACTCTTCCACGATAATGACTCGATGGGTTTTGCGTATGGATGCCCCGATGGTATCAAAATCTAAAGGCTTGAGTGATATTAAATCAATAACTTCTGGATCAAAACCTTGTTTTTCTAAAGTTTTCACGGCTTGCAATACATGATGGCGCATCCGTGAGTAAGTGAGTATTGTGACATCTTTGCCCCGACGCACAACTTCTGCTTTATCTAAAGGCAGGAAATATTCTTCTTCTGGTAAATCTTCTTTTAAGTTGTAAAGCAAAACGTGTTCAAAAAACAACACCGGGTTATCGTCACGAATCGCCGATTTGAGTAATCCCTTCGCGTTGTAGGGTGTAGAACAGGTAACAATTTTCAATCCAGGAACCGCTTGAAAGTAAGCTTCTAGGCGTTGGGAATGTTCTGCACCCAATTGTCTACCGACACCGCCAGGGCCGCGAATCACCATGGGAATTTTAAAGTTACCGCCGGAAGTATAGCGTAGCATTCCGGCGTTATTGGATATTTGGTTAAAGGCTAGGAGCAAAAAGCCCATATTCATGCCTTCAATTATCGGTCGT comes from the Nodularia sp. NIES-3585 genome and includes:
- the secF gene encoding protein translocase subunit SecF, translating into MKLSINKSRSLWWTISSAIILISIISMVISWQNPQIRAPLRPGLDFIGGTRLQFERDCTELGNCDQPININTVREVAQAQGLGDSSIQIVGENGISIRSKDLDVDQRTKLQTSLTEKIGTFDPQKNQIDTVGPTLGAELFRSGIIALIVSFAGIILYLTFRFQLDYALFAIVALFHDVFVTLGVFSIFGLLLGTEVDSLFIVSLLTIIGFSVNDTVVIYDRIRETIKINPERPIADIVDDAVNQTLGRSINTSFTTMLPLFAIYLLGGETLKDFALALIIGFSAGVYSSLFIASTLLAWWRERTEKSPVLVGAEAVDTSASSQDS
- the secD gene encoding protein translocase subunit SecD yields the protein MQRQRSLLALIFVLLIAAIAVIATIPVPLGLDLRGGSQLTIQVKPAPGTRQITERDLEGVQKVLEGRVNGLGVSEPVIQTVGTDKILVQLPGVNDPEQAERVLGGTAQLEFRQQKQGTETQLFAFQASRNELRAKQEELRSTDDEALIIKNQEELQQNNQAIAQLFESTDPPLDGKYLQDAYGEPTQSNNWNVAIRFDQKGGELFANLTKNLAGTGRSIGVFLDNELISAPVVGIEFAATGITGGAAVITGRFTPQDANDLGVQLRGGALPLPVEIAERRTVGASLGRDSIQSSIYAGIGGLILVLIFMVVYYRLPGLIADVSLVFYSLLTWASFALLGVTLTLPGIAGFILSIGMAVDANVLIFERTREELRAGKSLYRAVESGFYRAFSSILDSNVTTCIACAALFWFGSGLVRGFALTLALGVAVSMFTAITCSRTLMFLVVTNPAVKNKRELFCPNLPALNKAEVAK
- a CDS encoding GNAT family N-acetyltransferase encodes the protein MNYPQIQFSEHRQSEIDLYKLQELFNLAAFWAKGRSIEDLGIAIANSDPVISIWNGEQLIGFARATSDGIYRATIWDVVIHPEYRGTGLGRKLVETVLSHPRVRKVERVYLMTTYQQEFYEKIGFQSNLSTTMMLNNQSHIEPLPVNEVCFTELMGG
- a CDS encoding alpha-ketoacid dehydrogenase subunit beta — its product is MAETLFFNALREAIDEEMARDATVFVLGEDVGHYGGSYKVTKDLYKKYGELRVLDTPIAENSFTGMAVGAAMTGLRPIIEGMNMGFLLLAFNQISNNAGMLRYTSGGNFKIPMVIRGPGGVGRQLGAEHSQRLEAYFQAVPGLKIVTCSTPYNAKGLLKSAIRDDNPVLFFEHVLLYNLKEDLPEEEYFLPLDKAEVVRRGKDVTILTYSRMRHHVLQAVKTLEKQGFDPEVIDLISLKPLDFDTIGASIRKTHRVIIVEECMRTGGIGAELTASINDRLFDELDAPVLRLSSQDIPTPYNGNLERLTIVQPEQIVEAVEKMVAMRV